The genomic segment GACCCTCGAATCTCAACATAGGCAGGCAAACACTTGACAATAAGTAAAGAGCAGGGGGTCCGTCTTAAAAGGCATCACCAAACATTCAAACAAATCCAATCACATACAACCTTTACAATATAAGTAGGGTACCCTTTTCTTCATGATAGGCCAACATGCAACACAGATgcatcaaatcaaaataagcAAAGCTCCCCCTTTCCCCTCTCACTCCACATTGTTATCAGCCTTTTCAAAGACACAAGAAAAAGCATTCCCAAAGCATCCCATCAAAAGGTAGGGTTGCCAGAGACATTATATAGAACTCATACTAAAAGAAAGCCAAAAGAtatggaaataaaaatttaaagaatgagcaaaaagaaagaaagaaagaaaaaaaaaaaaaaaaagggggNNNNNNNNNNNNNNNNNNNNNNNNNNNNNNNNNTCAGTTAAGCTTCAACTAACTGTTCTCCAGCAGCCTTCAGTACCACCATTCTGACCTTTTTCTGCACTTGGTGGCATTGGTGTATGAAAAATCtacttttttatatgttgcccaaagctttcctttttcatttttctttctttttttttccttttctgttTCTCCTGTCTCTGAGTATTTGTTGCTCGAGTATACATATTCAATCAACTCGAAATCATGTCCATGaagcaataaataaaaaaacacacTCATTAGAGACCAGCAAATAGCAGTAACAGGCCACAGGTAAAATATTGCGGTATGGTGCTCAAAAACTAAGATGTTCTCTAGCAGAGCCGCTTCTCATTAGGTATATCATGACCACTGTTGTCACTTTTATTGAATGTAAGCCTCTTTCTCTTGGTGAAAACTGCAGCAGAGCTTGAAGAATCGTCTAAAACATTGATTGCCCTCAAACGTGTTGGTGATAAGTCTGGGGAATTTACAGATTTTGGTATATCAAGTTTCTGCATTAAACTGTAGCATGTAAAGACATCTTCCTGTGACAGCAAAAGAAGCCCACATATCAATTCAAAAGCTGTCAATCAAGTATCCAGTAACTTATTTGACTCTTCTGAATATCAAAAACTGACTCAgatgacaaaagaaaagaaaaaatggaacAAACTTTGACTCACAATTTCAAGAAATCCACAGTAAGAAACAGAATTCATTGTACACTCCAatgtttttcttgttaatcTCTGATCCAATGCCCTCAATGTTGCGGCAGCGGCAACGACAGAAGGTCGATGTTCCATTAAGTTTATCTCTATtttcaaagagaaaaacataaaaatacaGCTAATCAGTGAACAAAATCTAAAACCAGTTCAAAATtctatataatttaaattaacatGATTGGTTTGATAAGTACCTCTCATGATAGCCAGAATGAGTTGTACAGTCTTGGACACAAGATGGCCCGGTGGAGATTCCTTGCACATTTTTGTAATGAAGAAATGTAGAAAGGCAAATGGAGTGATTGAACTCATCCTCCATTCCAACGTATTCAATACAAGAAGCTCCATTCTTTGAATCACTTTGCTTTTAAAGTTGCATTCTTCAGACTGGAACTCTGAAAGTGCAGGAACTTTTATCTCCTCCATCTTTGCAGCCAATGAGAGACACGCCATTGACAACAATTGCATTGCCCATGATTTTTCACTCtgcaaaaagaagagaagatcAATGACAAGAGAAACTATGATTTGCAAGCAACAAATTTGGATAATTTAAAGAGAACTAAAAACTTACATCAATGGACCTCCTTGAAAGGAATCGATCAAAGTAAATGACAGATAAATAAGCTGTTTGGAAACGAAATCCAAAGACTGCTCTTGTCTGGATTGattcaaaaagaagaaaggataTCAATGCCAATGAAAGTTTGATAACTTAAGCTCAAtcaaggaaaaggaaaaggaattgCAAAACTCGAAAGAAACTAACTTTGAGAATCCATGTGATAGCTTCCAAACGAGCATATTTGAGCCAGTTACTAAGCACCAAGGATTCATTCTTTTTGAACCCAAGACTCATTTCTCTATCAAATAACATCTGCACACACTCTTCATCATATACAGCAATGTAATTCTCATCAACTAACCCTTCCTTTTCCTCCAAACTAGTCTCATTTTCTAAGCAAAGAAGGCCAGACAAAGAAgcatcaccatccatctccaaAACCCTCCTTTTAAAACTTTccttattaatttttcttcccAGAAAATCTAGGAAAGCATATCAAATACAAAAGCTGATAGTAATTGCATGATTta from the Theobroma cacao cultivar B97-61/B2 chromosome 8, Criollo_cocoa_genome_V2, whole genome shotgun sequence genome contains:
- the LOC18591988 gene encoding cyclin-D5-1 — its product is MDGDASLSGLLCLENETSLEEKEGLVDENYIAVYDEECVQMLFDREMSLGFKKNESLVLSNWLKYARLEAITWILKTRAVFGFRFQTAYLSVIYFDRFLSRRSIDSEKSWAMQLLSMACLSLAAKMEEIKVPALSEFQSEECNFKSKVIQRMELLVLNTLEWRMSSITPFAFLHFFITKMCKESPPGHLVSKTVQLILAIMREINLMEHRPSVVAAAATLRALDQRLTRKTLECTMNSVSYCGFLEIEDVFTCYSLMQKLDIPKSVNSPDLSPTRLRAINVLDDSSSSAAVFTKRKRLTFNKSDNSGHDIPNEKRLC